The Aestuariibaculum lutulentum genome segment TCTTAACAATCGTATCTATTTGCATCACCAACTCTTCATGCATCAGTTTGGTTTCGGGCGTAGCATATTGAAATCGATCGTTTAGTCCTTCAAATAATTCTACACGCTGAATTTTATTTTTTCGAAATTCGCTAAACACCTTATATCTTACACAAGCATATAAATACGATTTTAATGATATTTTAATTTGAAGATTGTCTCTATAATTCCAGACATCAATAAAAACATCTTGAATGATTTCTTCACAGAGTTCTTTATCCTTAAGAAGATTATAGGAACTGATATATAGAGGCTTCCAATAGCTATCGTAAAGCTCAGTTAAAGCCTTCTTATCCCCTTTTTTAAGACGATCTACTATATCTGAATCCTGTGAGAGCATAAAATAAAAATAGTAATAATTGATAATTATTAGTGACTTGTTCTATTAGAATGATTTGAGGGCAAGATTTAAAGGCGCATATTAAACAAAAAAATCCGTAGTTAAAAACAACTACGGATTTTTTAAATTCTTAAGAGTTAAAATTTATTTAATCGTGTAAACCGATTTAAATAGTTCGATAAACTTTTCTTTGTTTCCATTTTTAAACGGAATCATATAGAAACTATAGGTATTTACATGGTTTCCTGTTAACATATATTCCTTTTGAGGTTTTGCTCCCCAACTGTTATCTCCTCCAAGACCT includes the following:
- a CDS encoding RNA polymerase sigma-70 factor, producing the protein MLSQDSDIVDRLKKGDKKALTELYDSYWKPLYISSYNLLKDKELCEEIIQDVFIDVWNYRDNLQIKISLKSYLYACVRYKVFSEFRKNKIQRVELFEGLNDRFQYATPETKLMHEELVMQIDTIVKTLPERCREVYILSRNEQLSHKEIAEKLGISPKTVENHITLALRTIRSSLGYLLSIEMLYFIH